In the Colwellia sp. 20A7 genome, one interval contains:
- a CDS encoding YicC/YloC family endoribonuclease produces the protein MIYSMTAFSRVEVKGDWGNAVWEIRSVNQRFLETYFRLPEQFRGIEPVLRERFRKQLNRGKVECNLRFNANVANKSELALNENLALQLLQHANWINEQTLNSQVNPFEVMRWPGVMEAPESDMSAIQAELLAAFDQALKDFIAARASEGENLKGMIAQRLDAITTEANKVQNFMPEIIAWQRNRIIEKFTDAKIDLDSGRVEQELVLLAQKMDVAEELDRLNSHVGETKKILEKGGAQGRRLDFMMQEFNREANTLGSKSINTDITASAVELKVLIEQMREQIANIE, from the coding sequence ATGATTTACAGCATGACTGCTTTCTCTCGTGTAGAAGTTAAAGGTGATTGGGGAAACGCCGTTTGGGAAATTCGCTCAGTTAATCAACGCTTTTTAGAAACCTATTTTCGTTTACCTGAACAGTTTCGCGGTATAGAACCTGTGTTACGCGAACGTTTTCGTAAACAACTTAATCGCGGTAAAGTTGAATGTAATTTACGTTTTAATGCCAATGTAGCTAATAAAAGTGAATTAGCATTAAATGAAAACCTTGCGCTACAACTTTTACAACATGCCAATTGGATTAATGAGCAAACACTTAACAGCCAAGTAAACCCATTTGAAGTAATGCGTTGGCCAGGCGTTATGGAAGCCCCTGAATCTGATATGTCTGCTATTCAGGCTGAATTACTTGCCGCTTTTGATCAAGCCCTTAAAGATTTTATTGCCGCACGTGCTAGTGAAGGTGAAAACCTTAAAGGTATGATAGCTCAACGTTTAGATGCAATAACCACAGAAGCTAATAAAGTACAAAACTTTATGCCTGAAATTATTGCTTGGCAGCGTAATCGTATTATTGAAAAATTTACTGATGCGAAGATTGATCTCGATTCAGGGCGCGTTGAACAAGAGTTAGTTTTACTTGCTCAAAAAATGGATGTTGCCGAAGAACTTGACCGCTTAAATAGTCATGTTGGCGAAACTAAAAAAATATTAGAGAAGGGTGGCGCTCAAGGCCGTCGTTTAGACTTCATGATGCAAGAATTTAATCGTGAAGCGAATACCCTTGGCTCAAAATCGATTAATACCGACATTACTGCTAGTGCAGTTGAGTTAAAAGTATTAATTGAACAAATGCGAGAGCAGATAGCAAATATTGAATAA
- the ppc gene encoding phosphoenolpyruvate carboxylase, translating into MLEPIQQNVRDLGTLLGKTIAVDQGQQWLQRIETVRLEGREIAAGDVAAIAALQEKFANSGEKELLIYARAFSQFLNLLNVAEQQYTTSEEGLSELDLAHPLEDLENHITKVSPDVITAALKKLKIELVLTAHPTEINRRTFIHKYNQIGQALNTPDNALSPRIEELIEQAWHTDEIRQQRPSPLDESRWGLNNISDNFWYAIPHFMRELDDFSYKVTGQRLPEEYTPITMASWMAGDRDGNPFVTANLSKEALINARLMACTLYLRDFEALYLELSMSKATTELTQADTNSRGPYRQQIVPVIQLLKTSIEQLKEGYTESVLSNSDQLRQPLQACRNSLLAVGLTNVANSLILDLIRKVNSFGISLVKLDIRQHSERHDSALAEVTELLNLGSYTDWDETKRREFLLAELKNPRPLLPKHNWTADTQEVFDTYALIAEQPAELFGIYIISMASQASDVLAVKLLLKSLGVQWNMPIAPLFETLDDLDNAPQVMAELLSIESYHNTCDGQHNVMIGYSDSSKDAGVLAATWGQYKCQEKLVEVFFEKNIELKLFHGRGGTIGRGGGPAHAAIASQPPGTLDGGLRVTEQGETIRHKFGTPNLANRSLHLYASAILECLINPPPVPTQAWRDIMETMSETSCQAYRKYVQGNDDFVKYFRQATPEQELSSLPLGSRPSKRKSDGGIESLRAIPWIFAWSQNRLVIPSWLGLGTAIKEAYQDNEALIKEMLQQWPYFNSRISLTEMVYFKSDSKMSALYDNSLVDNSLKSMGDELREQLVQDKRTVLAILGQNEALENDPWNKNSFELRRPYLAPLHLLQIEALKRLRAQPENTENEKVLMVSMAGIATGMRNTG; encoded by the coding sequence ATGCTAGAACCTATACAACAAAATGTACGCGACTTAGGTACCCTATTAGGTAAAACTATTGCTGTAGATCAAGGTCAGCAATGGCTACAAAGAATAGAAACTGTGCGTTTAGAAGGCAGAGAAATAGCTGCTGGCGATGTTGCTGCTATCGCTGCATTACAAGAGAAATTTGCTAATAGTGGTGAGAAAGAGCTGCTTATTTATGCTAGAGCTTTCAGTCAATTTTTAAATTTATTAAATGTAGCCGAACAGCAATACACTACAAGTGAAGAAGGTTTGAGTGAATTAGATCTTGCTCATCCACTTGAAGACCTTGAAAATCATATTACTAAAGTTAGCCCTGATGTAATCACAGCGGCACTGAAAAAATTAAAAATTGAGCTAGTACTAACGGCACATCCTACAGAAATTAACCGTAGAACCTTTATTCACAAATACAATCAAATCGGCCAAGCGTTAAATACGCCCGATAATGCATTATCTCCTCGCATTGAAGAGTTAATTGAACAAGCTTGGCACACTGATGAAATTAGACAACAACGCCCAAGTCCACTCGATGAATCCCGCTGGGGCTTAAATAATATTTCAGACAATTTTTGGTATGCTATTCCTCATTTTATGAGAGAGCTAGATGATTTTTCTTATAAAGTCACTGGCCAGCGTTTACCTGAAGAATATACACCGATCACTATGGCTAGTTGGATGGCAGGTGATCGTGACGGCAACCCTTTCGTTACCGCAAATTTAAGTAAAGAAGCCTTAATTAATGCTAGGTTAATGGCATGTACGTTATATTTACGCGATTTTGAAGCGCTCTATTTAGAGCTTTCCATGTCAAAAGCAACGACAGAATTAACGCAAGCAGATACCAATTCACGTGGTCCTTACCGACAACAAATAGTACCTGTAATTCAACTGTTAAAAACCTCTATTGAACAGTTGAAAGAGGGCTATACAGAAAGCGTATTATCAAACTCTGATCAATTACGCCAGCCATTACAAGCATGTCGTAATAGCTTACTAGCAGTAGGGCTAACCAATGTCGCCAATTCGTTAATACTTGATTTAATTCGTAAGGTAAATAGCTTTGGTATTTCGTTAGTTAAACTCGATATTAGACAACATAGTGAACGGCACGACAGTGCATTAGCTGAGGTAACAGAATTATTAAACCTTGGCAGTTACACCGACTGGGACGAAACCAAACGACGTGAGTTTTTACTCGCCGAACTTAAAAATCCACGCCCTTTATTACCAAAACATAATTGGACCGCAGACACACAAGAGGTATTTGATACTTATGCATTAATTGCCGAACAACCTGCAGAACTTTTTGGTATTTATATTATTTCAATGGCGAGTCAAGCTAGTGATGTTTTAGCGGTTAAATTATTACTTAAATCCTTAGGTGTACAATGGAATATGCCAATAGCGCCATTATTCGAAACACTTGATGATTTAGATAACGCACCACAAGTCATGGCAGAGCTATTAAGTATTGAAAGCTATCATAATACTTGTGATGGGCAACATAACGTAATGATTGGTTATAGTGATTCATCTAAAGATGCAGGCGTGCTTGCTGCAACTTGGGGTCAATATAAATGCCAAGAAAAACTCGTTGAGGTGTTTTTTGAGAAAAACATCGAGCTAAAATTATTTCATGGTCGCGGTGGTACAATTGGTCGTGGTGGTGGTCCAGCTCATGCAGCAATCGCATCACAACCTCCAGGTACATTAGATGGTGGATTACGTGTAACCGAGCAAGGCGAAACTATCAGACATAAATTTGGTACGCCAAACTTAGCTAACCGTAGTTTACATTTATACGCGTCAGCCATTTTAGAATGTTTAATTAATCCACCGCCAGTGCCAACACAAGCATGGCGAGATATTATGGAGACAATGTCTGAGACAAGCTGCCAAGCTTATCGTAAATATGTACAAGGTAATGACGACTTTGTTAAGTACTTCCGTCAAGCGACACCAGAGCAGGAGCTGTCGTCTTTACCGTTAGGGTCACGTCCAAGTAAACGTAAGTCAGATGGCGGAATTGAATCGTTGCGTGCTATCCCTTGGATTTTTGCTTGGAGTCAAAACCGCTTAGTTATTCCTAGCTGGCTTGGTTTAGGAACTGCGATTAAAGAGGCTTATCAAGACAACGAAGCTCTCATTAAAGAAATGTTACAACAATGGCCTTACTTCAACTCTCGTATTTCATTAACTGAAATGGTCTACTTTAAATCAGACAGTAAAATGTCTGCCTTATACGACAATTCTTTGGTCGATAATTCACTTAAATCTATGGGTGATGAATTACGTGAGCAACTTGTACAAGACAAGCGAACCGTCTTGGCTATATTGGGACAAAATGAAGCCTTAGAAAATGACCCTTGGAACAAGAACTCTTTTGAGCTTCGTCGTCCTTACTTAGCACCTTTGCACCTTTTACAAATTGAAGCCCTTAAGCGCTTAAGAGCACAACCTGAAAATACAGAAAACGAAAAAGTATTAATGGTGAGCATGGCGGGTATTGCTACAGGAATGCGTAATACAGGTTAA
- a CDS encoding DUF6436 domain-containing protein encodes MSQVNNNVGRYQYIVFIVWLIFVVIAAKYFLYDSLSLFDPENRLNGDSAGIVNKIKSDLVLENKLSKKTIIHFTSQDCACAVYSEDHKKATNQYSIENGFEIRNIELSDKQRHIIPSTPAVLVLDEYGELIYLGPYAKGLECSAGSSIVDIVLKNYVKGFNANLIMNNAKGCYCNL; translated from the coding sequence ATGAGCCAAGTAAATAATAATGTGGGACGATATCAATATATCGTCTTTATTGTTTGGTTGATTTTTGTTGTGATTGCTGCCAAATATTTCCTCTATGACAGCTTAAGCTTGTTTGATCCAGAAAACAGATTAAATGGAGATTCGGCGGGCATTGTTAATAAAATAAAATCAGATTTAGTATTAGAGAATAAGCTGTCTAAGAAAACTATCATACATTTCACCAGTCAAGATTGCGCTTGTGCTGTTTATAGCGAAGATCATAAAAAAGCGACTAATCAGTATTCTATAGAGAATGGTTTTGAAATAAGAAATATAGAACTTTCAGATAAACAACGTCATATTATTCCATCAACGCCAGCAGTATTAGTTTTAGATGAGTATGGAGAGTTAATTTATTTAGGCCCTTATGCTAAAGGTCTTGAATGCTCAGCAGGGAGCTCTATTGTTGATATAGTGCTAAAAAATTATGTTAAAGGCTTTAATGCTAATTTAATTATGAATAATGCCAAGGGCTGTTATTGTAATCTTTAA
- a CDS encoding methyl-accepting chemotaxis protein: MTNTSKLFTALFSILFLESLAIAFVYNTFLAALVIGLPTTLIVLWLIKTAPEATLTKHTAAIGAMIYAALHIHQLNGLIEVHFEIFILMAILVIFRDWRVFISAIIVIAVHHFSFYFMQSNNMPIYIFDQDRMMFSTVIIHAVYAIVEAVIAAFIAKALYDDSFVGTELSTVTEQLTAHEDSIDLSVRSNDKSNKVLGSFNKLLSRLENVITEVKNQTGELVDHSNNLLKTQAELTLSAASRKQETDMIASSIDEIVGTINSIANETAELSDQMNQVNDLTQETNSNINNINQHNHELASSLNRTNTEIEALAESSLMITTVLNEITGIADQTNLLALNAAIEAARAGEQGRGFAVVAGEVRALANRTKESTDKITDTLIKLNRSSKSSTESMHQCIEAVNSIIKISEMTSEKILSAVALVTNSTDIATLVATSVEEQSSVINGISQNTENMKNLALDDVKGIEQLKEESDHINHSALVLNDSVKRFS, encoded by the coding sequence ATGACTAATACAAGTAAACTTTTTACAGCATTATTTTCAATTCTTTTTTTAGAATCACTCGCGATAGCGTTTGTCTACAATACTTTCTTAGCAGCACTTGTTATAGGTTTACCTACTACTTTAATTGTTTTGTGGCTGATAAAAACAGCGCCAGAAGCCACATTAACCAAACATACTGCAGCAATTGGTGCGATGATCTATGCCGCTTTACATATTCATCAACTGAACGGCTTGATCGAAGTCCATTTCGAAATATTCATTTTAATGGCTATATTGGTAATCTTTAGAGATTGGCGGGTGTTTATTTCAGCCATTATTGTCATTGCTGTTCATCATTTTTCATTTTATTTTATGCAAAGCAATAATATGCCTATATATATCTTTGACCAAGACAGGATGATGTTTTCTACCGTTATTATTCATGCCGTTTATGCGATAGTCGAAGCTGTTATTGCAGCGTTTATTGCTAAAGCTTTATATGATGATAGTTTTGTTGGAACAGAGTTATCAACAGTAACCGAACAATTAACCGCGCACGAAGACTCGATTGATTTATCCGTTAGATCGAATGATAAAAGCAATAAAGTATTAGGCAGTTTTAATAAACTTTTATCACGTCTCGAAAATGTGATTACTGAAGTTAAAAATCAAACCGGTGAATTAGTTGACCATTCAAATAATTTACTGAAAACTCAAGCAGAATTAACACTATCTGCTGCTTCGCGTAAGCAAGAAACGGACATGATAGCCTCTTCTATTGACGAAATTGTCGGCACTATAAATTCAATTGCCAATGAAACGGCAGAGTTGAGTGATCAAATGAATCAAGTCAATGACTTAACGCAAGAAACAAACAGCAATATTAATAATATAAATCAACATAATCATGAGCTTGCTTCATCACTTAATCGAACGAATACCGAAATAGAAGCGTTAGCAGAATCCAGTTTAATGATTACCACTGTATTGAATGAAATTACTGGTATTGCCGATCAAACAAATTTATTGGCATTAAATGCAGCAATTGAAGCTGCTAGGGCAGGAGAGCAAGGTAGAGGTTTTGCTGTAGTTGCAGGTGAAGTTAGAGCTTTAGCTAACCGAACCAAGGAAAGTACCGATAAAATCACCGATACATTGATAAAACTTAATCGCTCTTCTAAATCATCGACAGAATCTATGCACCAATGTATTGAAGCGGTAAATTCAATAATTAAAATCTCAGAAATGACGAGTGAAAAAATATTGAGTGCTGTTGCCTTGGTTACTAATTCAACTGATATTGCCACATTAGTTGCTACCTCAGTTGAAGAACAATCTTCCGTGATTAATGGTATTTCTCAGAATACAGAGAACATGAAAAACCTTGCGTTAGATGATGTAAAAGGTATAGAACAACTTAAAGAAGAATCAGACCATATTAATCACTCAGCTCTTGTGCTGAATGATAGTGTGAAACGCTTTTCTTAA
- the rph gene encoding ribonuclease PH, which produces MRPSGRTLGQIRPVTITRQFTSHAEGSVLIEFGDTKVICTASVEEGVPRFLKGKGKGWITAEYGMLPRSTHTRMRREASTGKQSGRTLEISRLIARALRAAVDLKALGENTISVDCDVIQADGGTRTASITGACVALVDALNYMRAKDIIKTNPLKHMIAAVSVGIYKGEPVSDLDYAEDSNAETDMNVVMTDTGKLIEVQGTAEEEPFSFEEMQAMLSLAKNSINELFELQKAALI; this is translated from the coding sequence ATGCGCCCAAGCGGTAGAACATTAGGACAAATTCGTCCAGTAACTATAACTCGTCAATTCACTAGTCATGCAGAAGGTTCAGTATTAATTGAATTTGGCGATACCAAGGTTATTTGTACTGCCTCGGTTGAAGAAGGGGTACCGCGTTTTTTAAAGGGTAAAGGAAAAGGTTGGATTACCGCTGAATATGGTATGTTACCTCGCTCTACTCACACACGTATGCGCCGCGAAGCATCTACAGGTAAACAAAGTGGTCGCACGTTAGAGATTTCTCGCCTAATTGCCCGTGCTTTACGTGCTGCTGTAGATTTAAAAGCTTTAGGCGAAAATACAATTTCTGTTGACTGTGATGTTATTCAGGCCGACGGTGGCACTCGAACAGCTTCTATTACAGGTGCTTGTGTAGCACTTGTTGATGCGCTTAACTATATGCGCGCCAAAGATATTATTAAAACTAATCCACTTAAACATATGATTGCCGCTGTATCTGTTGGTATTTATAAAGGTGAGCCAGTATCTGATTTAGATTATGCTGAGGATTCAAATGCTGAAACCGATATGAATGTTGTTATGACTGACACAGGTAAGTTAATTGAAGTTCAAGGTACAGCTGAAGAAGAACCTTTTAGCTTTGAAGAAATGCAAGCGATGTTAAGTCTTGCTAAAAACAGTATTAATGAGTTATTTGAATTACAAAAAGCAGCTTTAATTTAA
- the pyrE gene encoding orotate phosphoribosyltransferase produces the protein MKDYQRDFIEFALEKQVLRFGEFTLKSGRTSPYFFNAGLFKTGGDLARLGRFYAAALVDAKIDFDLVFGPAYKGIPIATTTTVALFDHHNVDVPYCFNRKEAKTHGEGGSLVGAELKGKIMLVDDVITAGTAIRESMEIIKSHNAELSGVLIALDRQEKGQGELSAIQEVERDFGTQVISIVTLADVVTFLEEKLATNSEHAQNTKSELTASLASITQYRQAYGI, from the coding sequence ATGAAAGATTATCAACGTGACTTTATTGAGTTTGCTTTAGAAAAACAAGTATTACGTTTTGGCGAATTTACTTTAAAGTCTGGCCGCACCAGCCCGTATTTTTTTAACGCAGGTTTATTTAAAACCGGTGGTGATTTAGCTCGTTTAGGACGTTTTTATGCTGCAGCATTAGTCGATGCTAAAATTGATTTTGATCTAGTATTTGGTCCCGCATATAAAGGTATTCCTATTGCTACAACAACGACTGTTGCATTGTTTGATCACCATAACGTAGATGTTCCTTATTGCTTTAACCGTAAAGAAGCAAAAACGCATGGCGAAGGTGGTTCATTAGTAGGTGCTGAGCTAAAGGGTAAAATAATGTTAGTTGATGATGTTATTACTGCAGGTACTGCTATTCGTGAATCTATGGAAATTATTAAAAGCCATAATGCTGAACTGTCGGGTGTATTAATTGCGCTTGATCGCCAAGAAAAAGGACAAGGTGAATTATCTGCTATTCAAGAAGTTGAACGTGACTTTGGCACGCAGGTTATTTCAATTGTAACGTTGGCCGATGTAGTAACCTTCCTTGAAGAAAAGTTGGCAACTAACTCGGAACATGCTCAAAACACTAAGTCTGAGCTAACAGCTAGCTTGGCTAGTATTACTCAATATCGCCAAGCTTACGGTATTTGA
- a CDS encoding putative metalloprotease CJM1_0395 family protein, producing the protein MNITPQVPNLSIPTVLNPHTESLRRENNQREVITQPAATSQSSAEKGVASDKERGRTPAQNNADIDFASITEQAELANSSITGQNDQGHTEQEQANEQTTESQDASKSDVGDSVDGNEDQTPEQVLEQERVISELKARDQEVRTHEAAHAAVGGSIAGSPSYSYEQGPDGKKYAVSGEVSVDVAPVSGDPRATITKMQKVYSAALAPASPSAQDRSVASAATQQILTAQSELLVKLANEEDAAKTTSNTKESDNTAVIETSSSNSQSDVITQRSLRIESFYSNITKAYEKAPTYNFELTA; encoded by the coding sequence ATGAACATTACCCCGCAAGTACCAAATTTATCTATACCAACTGTGCTTAATCCGCACACAGAAAGCTTGCGCCGTGAAAATAACCAACGTGAAGTTATCACCCAACCAGCTGCGACCAGTCAGTCATCAGCAGAGAAAGGGGTCGCATCTGATAAAGAGCGTGGTAGAACACCCGCTCAAAATAATGCTGATATTGATTTTGCTAGTATTACAGAACAAGCAGAGTTAGCAAATTCAAGTATTACCGGGCAAAATGATCAGGGCCATACAGAACAAGAACAAGCAAACGAGCAAACTACTGAATCGCAAGATGCGTCCAAATCAGACGTTGGAGACTCGGTTGATGGTAATGAAGATCAAACCCCCGAACAAGTCTTAGAACAAGAAAGAGTTATTAGTGAGCTAAAGGCAAGAGATCAAGAAGTTCGAACGCATGAAGCTGCACATGCTGCTGTAGGTGGTTCTATTGCAGGTTCACCAAGCTATTCTTACGAACAAGGACCTGATGGTAAAAAGTATGCGGTATCGGGAGAAGTCTCGGTTGATGTAGCGCCGGTGAGTGGTGATCCTCGGGCAACGATTACTAAAATGCAAAAAGTGTACTCAGCGGCTTTAGCCCCTGCGAGTCCTTCAGCACAAGATAGAAGTGTAGCAAGCGCTGCCACGCAGCAAATACTTACAGCACAATCAGAATTATTGGTAAAGTTAGCCAATGAAGAAGACGCAGCGAAAACAACAAGTAATACTAAAGAAAGTGATAACACTGCGGTAATAGAAACTTCATCGTCAAATAGTCAATCTGACGTTATTACTCAGCGTTCATTAAGAATAGAAAGCTTTTATTCCAATATAACAAAAGCCTATGAAAAGGCTCCAACATACAACTTTGAACTTACAGCGTAA
- the bioH gene encoding pimeloyl-ACP methyl ester esterase BioH — protein MAETLNISIFPKTQPSICHKKISLVLLHGWGLNSAVWQPFIDSLPDSFFNDFNIITIDLPGFGNNVNKKINPYSIDNICQYIANTVTESAVYLGWSLGGLIATEMAINYPEKVIGLVTIASSPYFLEEKGQEKEEKQLIWPGIKAKVLDSFHHQLQVDIQKTITNFLKIQAMGSPHIRQDINKISELVFQYDMANKTTLEQSLILLESSDYRQQLSSITQPFLRLYGDADSLVPKAVIDKVAQLAPASDFHRFKQASHAPFISHLDDFTVVLTHWLINRLEVNFVKPN, from the coding sequence ATGGCAGAAACTCTCAATATTTCCATTTTTCCTAAGACACAACCTTCAATTTGCCATAAAAAAATTTCTTTGGTGCTCCTTCATGGTTGGGGATTAAATTCAGCAGTATGGCAACCCTTTATAGATAGTTTGCCTGATAGCTTTTTTAATGATTTTAATATAATAACCATTGATTTGCCCGGTTTTGGTAATAATGTTAACAAAAAAATAAATCCTTATTCGATAGATAATATTTGTCAGTATATTGCCAATACCGTTACAGAGTCCGCCGTTTACTTAGGTTGGTCTTTAGGCGGATTAATTGCCACTGAAATGGCAATAAACTATCCGGAAAAAGTAATCGGTTTAGTGACGATTGCCAGTTCTCCCTATTTTTTGGAAGAAAAAGGTCAAGAAAAAGAAGAAAAACAATTGATATGGCCAGGTATTAAGGCAAAGGTTCTTGATAGTTTTCATCATCAATTACAAGTGGATATCCAGAAAACTATTACTAACTTTTTAAAAATTCAAGCTATGGGAAGTCCACATATTCGCCAAGATATTAATAAAATTAGTGAGTTAGTTTTTCAATATGATATGGCAAATAAAACAACACTTGAGCAGTCATTAATATTGTTAGAAAGTAGTGATTATAGACAGCAACTAAGCAGCATAACGCAACCATTTCTTCGTTTATATGGTGACGCGGATAGTCTTGTTCCTAAGGCTGTCATTGATAAAGTTGCACAACTGGCGCCTGCCAGTGACTTTCATCGTTTTAAACAGGCTTCTCATGCTCCATTTATTTCACATCTTGATGATTTTACAGTAGTACTTACTCACTGGCTTATTAATCGGCTAGAAGTTAATTTTGTTAAACCAAATTAA
- a CDS encoding ComF family protein has protein sequence MEWKKRAQTLYQYLLSKLGQCDLCGNCLHDSSLTQQTLLCSSCLADLPLFDQAIIQGDLLNWPAINKGLPKINFDHLICLSPYLPPFTHWLPQLKYQGRFELATLLANLLAQQWEKQKLTELIAPVDLILSVPLHINKWQVRGYNQAHLLAKPLAQSLQLPYDEFALIRTQNNTSQVGKTGKERRKTLANAFTLAKELPGNTKHIIIVDDVLTTGSTANEISKILKRVGVNEVTIVAVCLTLPNTNN, from the coding sequence ATGGAATGGAAAAAAAGAGCACAAACACTCTATCAATATCTTTTATCCAAACTTGGTCAATGCGATTTATGTGGTAATTGCTTGCACGACTCAAGTCTCACCCAACAAACATTACTATGTTCATCGTGTCTTGCTGATTTACCACTTTTTGATCAAGCGATTATTCAAGGTGATTTACTTAATTGGCCAGCAATAAATAAAGGATTACCAAAAATAAATTTTGACCATTTAATTTGTCTTTCACCTTATTTACCTCCTTTCACTCATTGGTTACCCCAACTAAAATATCAAGGACGATTTGAACTTGCCACGCTATTAGCAAACTTACTTGCACAGCAATGGGAAAAACAAAAATTAACAGAGTTAATAGCACCTGTAGATCTCATTCTAAGCGTTCCTTTGCATATTAATAAGTGGCAGGTTCGTGGTTACAATCAAGCTCATTTACTTGCAAAACCTTTGGCCCAATCTTTACAATTACCTTACGATGAATTTGCCTTAATTCGCACTCAGAACAATACTAGCCAAGTTGGAAAAACCGGTAAAGAAAGGCGCAAGACTTTAGCCAATGCTTTTACATTAGCTAAAGAATTACCAGGTAATACCAAACATATTATTATAGTTGATGACGTGCTTACTACTGGCAGTACGGCCAATGAAATCAGCAAAATATTAAAACGCGTTGGTGTTAATGAAGTAACTATTGTAGCGGTTTGCTTGACCTTACCTAATACAAATAATTAA